The Alphaproteobacteria bacterium region TCACCAGCGAGCGCCAGGAAAAACGCGGAAAGAATGCGTCTGCTCTTTGCACCGAACGACCCCCTTGCTGGCAAATTCAGGTGGAATAGCGGCAAAGCGGCTAACGAACCGAATCACCCCCAGCGCCCCAAGCAAATGCTAACCTATTGGAATTAAAACACAAGTTTAGGGTATTGAACCGACACAATGTGCAAAATGGCGGTTTCTTGCCACCCCGCCCACAGGGCCGATGACGCCATATAGCATAGTTTATTCCCGCTTGACGTAAACAAAGACTTAACTATACTGACTTATTGTGCGGTGCAGCATAGACCGGTATGCATATCGTTCAAACGATATGCAGCCGGAACAATCCTTGTCACACCAGCCACCGGCCCCAGGTGAAGGCTTAGCCAGAAGCCACGGGCCATAAAAGGGAGCGAACCATGACCACGACCAGCAAAACCAAGGCGCCTCACCTGAAAACGGTCGATCCGGAAGCGATCGAAAGCGTCATGAAGGCTGGCCAGGAAGCCGCCAGCAAACAGTTTGAGGGAGCCATGAAAGCAACATCCGAACAGCTCGAACAAGTCAGCAAGCGCCTGATGCAATCGGCCGAGCAAATGACATCTGCCAACCGCGAAACCATGGAAGCATGCGTTTCCGCCGCCACCATCTGCGCCAAGGGCTGCGAAGAAATCAGCCGCAGCCTGATGAACTGGTCGCAAGCCTCGCTCGAACAGGCGATGGCCACCAGCAAGCAGGCGCTGACGGTCAAGACCTTGCGCGAATATGTCGATCTGCAGACCGAATTCGTCAAAACCTGCCTCGACAGCACGCTGGCCGAAACCAGCCGTTGCAGCGAGCTGGCGACGCGCACCGTCAACCAGGCGATCGAGCCGGTGACCGAAAAGGTCAACGCCGCGATGGAACGCTTCAATCAGCAGAGCAAGGAAGCGGCGAAGGACGCCGCCTAGGCTTTTCGCTTATTCGTTTCTCCGTTATTGCCATAACGGAAAGGCCGGAAACCCAAGCTAGCGAAGCTTTGGTTCCGGCCTTTTTCGTGTCCATGACCGCAAAGACAGCTTCAGGCCACGGGCATATGAGGTTCGTCGCGCAAGGATGGGGCGGATGCGTGTTCGGCGCGGCGCATCCCGCCATAGGCATGGCGGCAATATCCGTAAATGCTGAGCATCATCCATGCCGCCTGTCCGATCATTGCGGCAAGGTTAAAATTATTGAGCAGAGAGATAATAACCAGAATGGCCGAGCCGACATTTAAAAACGCATAAGCGGCCGAACCTGCAAACCCATCCCTTACCTGCAACCCCGCATGCGCAACCAGGTAGCCGACGACGCCGGCGAGACCGACACAATCAAAGAATGACAGCCCGGTCAATTCTTCAAACATGGCAGCGGCCCGGAAAATGGCTTGAGAAATAATGCGTGGCCGGAAATGAAATGCGGCTGGCTTGATTAAACCGCGAACAAGTAAACGATCCTTTAATTCGGCGCTTAGTGCACCTGCTCCGCTTCATCAATCACGCTCAGCGCAAGCCGGTAGGCGGCGATCATCATGCCGTCGTACTTTTCGTGCAAATCAACCTCGCGCATGCGGTGCAGAAGCGCCAGCGTCTCGTCAGCGACCGCAGCCAGCGCGACCGTGCGGCCGTCCGCGAGGCGCACGCTCAGGCTGCGCGCCCGCATATCCAGATGCACCGCAAGCGGCTCGCCTTCGAAAAATTCATGGAAGGTCAGAATGGGAAGGATCCGGTTTTCTTGTTCTTGATGTACGGTCATCTCTGTATTCCCCTGTTTTATCGTCCGGGCCCTGCAAGCCCCTGCAATCCGCAATTACCTTTGATTGGCTAGTTCTTATGGATTATTTGTAGCATACGGTTTGACTGTTTTTGCTTTCATGTATGGTGTATTTTCCGTTAACATGCTGATTTATATGGAATTCTGTATCTTCCAGAACAATCGCTTAGCATGGTTTTTGTAATTTTATTGCGTTTCCATGTGCGTCCCCATCAGCCTCTACCTTGCCGCCGCGAGGGCACCATAAGCGATATTTTCCGGGATGCTCGGCCGGCGCTTTGGGTTATGCTTTGCAGGGCGTTATTTCTGAAGCGGGAGAGGTTGGATGCTTGGTTTCTATGACGGCGCGGCCTGGGGGGTCATTATCGGGCTGGCGCTCATGATCATCGGCGGTCTGGTGATCTGGGCTTACGGCGCGCGGCGCTTCCAGCAAACCACCCCGGCCCTGAACAGCGATAATCCGGAAGCCGAAGCGACACGGCGCTTTCACAGCCGCCTTTCGCGCGCCTTTTTTATGTATGGAATTTCCGCCATCATCGCCGGGCTCGCGCTGTTCGCGTTCGCGGGTCGGCACTTTCTGTAATAAATCCTGCTAGATAACCAGCGCAGCGACAAGCCAGCGCAACGGGTGACGGCTCGGCGGGCCCGGCCATACGGGCACGGTTCTCTGGGCTGCGTCTTCCATAAGGTTCTGCGGTGAATGGAGGCGCGCCAGGGAATGGGCGTTTGTAAGATACCAAGAGCGATGGCGCCGCGGCAAAAAGCATATATACCCAGAAGCGGGGCCGCGGCCGCACCCGCAAACGGCAAACATGCGAACGCGCATGCCGCCGTGGCTGCGGCAAGAAATCCGCGCGCAAGATAGGTGTTGCGATAATATCTGTAAGCGGGCACATGGCGGCCGCTACGGTTCGGAACCGTTTGAACAAATTCATCCAGTGGGCCAACGGCACGCGACATATCTGCGCTCGTATAAATTAAATATGAAAAATAAATCTGGGGCTATTGTACCGTGCGGTACGCACAACGGCAATTGCTTGAATAGTTTCATTAACCACAAAAACAGGTGGAATTGCCTTTAAACGGCAAGCGCAGGGATAAAAATCTAGGCCTCTTCGGCCTCGGCCTGCCGCATCATGCGCTTGCGCATGTTGGGATCGAGCCAGCGCTTGCGCAAGCGCACGTTTTGCGGCGTCACCTCGATCAGCTCGTCGTCGGCGATATAGGCCATCGCCTTTTCAAGCGTCATCTGGATCGGCGGCGTCAGCCTGATCGCTTCATCCTTGCCGCTGGCGCGCACGTTGGTCAGCTTCTTGCCTTCGATCACATTGACATCAAGGTCGTTTTCCTTGCTGTGCTCGCCGATGATCATGCCTTCGTAAACCTTAAGTCCCGGATTGATCAGCATCGGCCCGCGCTCTTCAAGCTTCCACAGCGAATAAGCGGTCGCTTCGCCGGGCGAATTGGAAATCAGAACGCCGGTGCGGCGCGGCGCGATCGTGCCCTTGAAGGGCGCATAGCCGTGGAACAGCCGGTTCATCAGGCCCGTGCCGCGCGTGTCGGAAAGAAATTCGCCGTGATAGCCGATCAGGCCCCGCGAAGGCGCATAAAAGGTCAAGCGCACCTTGCCGCCGCCGGAAGGCTTCATGTCCATCAGCTCGCCCTTGCGTTCCGATATCTTGCTGACGACGGTGCCGGAATATTGTTCGTCAACA contains the following coding sequences:
- a CDS encoding cyclic nucleotide-binding protein; amino-acid sequence: MFEELTGLSFFDCVGLAGVVGYLVAHAGLQVRDGFAGSAAYAFLNVGSAILVIISLLNNFNLAAMIGQAAWMMLSIYGYCRHAYGGMRRAEHASAPSLRDEPHMPVA